The DNA window CACAAGGTCACGGAGTACAACAGATACAAGACGCAATAGAGCACGTAAAGTAGGCCGGTGACGCACGCGAGACCGATCGGATAAAGACGGCCGTTGACATCGCTCTCGTTGCGCCAGTTGTCTTCTGTCCACGTTCGAAAGTATTGGCAGAATTTGCTGAAAATAAACCGAGATAAGTAATAATTGAAACATACAGACCGAAGTTAATAAATGCAGGTATTCGAAAGACTCACTAGATGGGGGGCAAGGCCCTCTCCAGGATGCCTACGAGGCAGTGCAGGAGATGGGAGACCAAAAGAACCAGCACCCACACACACACCAAGTATGGCGGCCAACGGAAACTGCCCAACGCCGCTgagaaacattatattatagggtttcttttaataaataaaagaaagaagTAAATAGCGTGCGTATTGTTTAAAAGAAGTGGGCAAAAACCTTGTATGAGTGCACGGTTAGCGTGTAAAGGGTCGGCATCCGAACGTTGATGTGCCTCCGTGCCGGTGCGTCGCCGTGCCTCCATTGCGCGCAGTGCGTGCTCCGACATCGTGCGCGCTCTCAGTTCGGATGACAACATCGACCTCTCCGTTCGAGACGGCTGAAACGAGTACTTTGATTGGCTTGATCCAATGGCTCCTCAGAGCTTGAA is part of the Pieris rapae chromosome 21, ilPieRapa1.1, whole genome shotgun sequence genome and encodes:
- the LOC110993907 gene encoding uncharacterized protein LOC110993907 isoform X1, with the translated sequence MESPKPETPKLPDMVKLKLRRMCGDHPSVTKTELNVKEGSLEENDKIPSSSFAKLSPTPSRTERSMLSSELRARTMSEHALRAMEARRRTGTEAHQRSDADPLHANRALIQAALGSFRWPPYLVCVWVLVLLVSHLLHCLVGILERALPPIYKFCQYFRTWTEDNWRNESDVNGRLYPIGLACVTGLLYVLYCVLYLLYSVTLWAVEPLCADAEEKPSTFDVPKITNYIDEIHSKTNATIKS
- the LOC110993907 gene encoding uncharacterized protein LOC110993907 isoform X2, translated to MESPKPETPKLPDMVMCGDHPSVTKTELNVKEGSLEENDKIPSSSFAKLSPTPSRTERSMLSSELRARTMSEHALRAMEARRRTGTEAHQRSDADPLHANRALIQAALGSFRWPPYLVCVWVLVLLVSHLLHCLVGILERALPPIYKFCQYFRTWTEDNWRNESDVNGRLYPIGLACVTGLLYVLYCVLYLLYSVTLWAVEPLCADAEEKPSTFDVPKITNYIDEIHSKTNATIKS